The following is a genomic window from Deltaproteobacteria bacterium.
TGTCGATCAGGATCACGAGGGGCGGGTCCGCATCTCGTCCAAGTCTCCCTCCCATCCCGCCCCCCGAAGGCGCCGAGCCTCCTCGACACTCAAGGGCTCGGCGGCAAGGGCTCGAAGGGCGAAGTTCACCGCTTCGCGCTTGCTACGGAGACGGTAGCGGCGCATCACTTCCGCGCATGCTTCATCATCGATGTCCACATTGGTGCGTGCCATACACCGTCAATACACCTAGTGTCGGGTCTCGGCAAGGAGGCATCCCCGAGCGTGATGTTACTTTGACCGCGAGGCAGTGCATCTTGACCCCGTTCGCGGTTAATGTTGAGTTACCCTGATCATCCGTCCGTAGGCCCTTCTTTGTCCGGGCATCAGTAATGCGGTTCCATGTCTTTTGATAAACCGACGCGCGATCAAATCCGGGTAGTCGCGGACAGCCTCGGCATCGATCTGTCCGACGGCGAGCTGGACGGGCATCTGGAGCGGATGGAAGGATTCTCCCGCGCCTACGCGCTGGTGGACGAGGCACCCGACCCGGCGCCCGCGGTGGGGCAGCGGCGCGCGCCCGCGCGCCGGCCGCGGCCGGCGGAGAACCGTTACAACGCCTGGTATGTCAAGACGTCCATCCGGGAGGAGTACCGCGGCCGGCTCGCGGGCAAGACCCTGGCCGTGAAGGACTCCATCTGTGTGGCCGGCGTGCCAATGATGAACGGCGCTTCGTTCCTGGAGGGCCATGTGCCCGACGTCGACGCCACCGTGGTCACCCGCGCGCTCCACGCCGGGGTCGAGATCGTCGGCAAGACCAACTGCGAGTATCTGTCCCTTTCCGGCGGGAGCCACACCTGCGCCAACGGGCCGGTCCTCAACCCGCACAAGGAGGGCTATTCGGCGGGCGGGTCGTCGTCCGGGAGCGCCGTGGCCGTGGCCGTGGGCGACGCGGGCATGGCCCTGGGCTGCGATCAGGCCGGTTCCATCCGGGTGCCCGCGGCGTG
Proteins encoded in this region:
- a CDS encoding type II toxin-antitoxin system VapB family antitoxin: MARTNVDIDDEACAEVMRRYRLRSKREAVNFALRALAAEPLSVEEARRLRGAGWEGDLDEMRTRPS